A window of the Mus pahari chromosome 1, PAHARI_EIJ_v1.1, whole genome shotgun sequence genome harbors these coding sequences:
- the Cpn1 gene encoding carboxypeptidase N catalytic chain isoform X1, with the protein MPDLPSAFLPLLLLSKFVTPVTFRHHRYDDLVRTLYKVHNQCPDITRLYNIGRSVKGRYLYVLEFSDYPGIHEPLEPEVKYVGNMHGNEVLGRELLLQLSEFLCEEFRNRNQRILRLIQDTRIHILPSMNPDGYEVAAAQGPNTSGYLVGRNNANGVDLNRNFPDLNTYFYYNSKYGGPNHHLPLPDNWKSQVEPETRAVIQWIRSLNFVLSANMHGGAVVANYPYDKSLEHRFRGPHRTSNSPTPDDELFQTLAKVYSYAHGWMHQGWNCGDFFPDGITNGASWYSLSKGMQDFNYLHTNCFEITLELSCDKFPRQEELQREWLGNREALIQFLEQVHQGIKGMVLDENSNNLTGAVISVTGINHDVTSGEHGDYFRLLLPGTYSVTAKAPGYDPKTVTVTVGPVGPTVVDFQLKRSSSQVYPVQRAPGRGQGSRAKQPRTSRKKDPATKRHRGPA; encoded by the exons ATGCCAGACCTGCCCTCAgccttcctgcccctcctcctcctctccaagTTTGTTACCCCGGTGACCTTTCGTCACCACCGCTACGACGACCTCGTGCGGACGCTGTACAAGGTGCACAACCAATGCCCGGACATCACGCGGCTCTACAACATCGGGCGCAGCGTGAAGGGGAGGTACCTCTACGTGCTGGAGTTTAGCGACTACCCTGGGATCCATGAACCCT TGGAACCGGAAGTCAAGTATGTGGGGAACATGCACGGGAACGAGGTGCTGGGCCGTGAGCTGCTTCTGCAGCTGTCAGAATTCCTCTGCGAGGAGTTCCGGAACCGGAACCAGCGCATCCTGCGCCTCATCCAGGACACGCGCATTCACATCCTGCCTTCCATGAACCCTGACGGCTACGAGGTGGCTGCTGCCCAG GGCCCAAACACGTCTGGGTATCTGGTTGGTAGGAACAATGCAAATGGGGTGGACCTGAACCGCAACTTCCCGGATCTCAACACCTACTTCTACTACAACTCGAAGTATGGCGGCCCCAACCACCACCTGCCCCTCCCCGACAACTGGAAAAGTCAG GTGGAACCAGAGACCCGGGCGGTGATCCAGTGGATTCGCTCCTTGAACTTCGTTCTCTCCGCCAATATGCACGGCGGGGCTGTGGTGGCCAATTACCCATATGACAAGTCACTTGAGCATAGGTTTCGAGGTCCCCATCGCACCTCCAATTCCCCTACACCTGATGACGAACTCTTCCAGACG CTGGCCAAGGTCTACTCCTACGCACACGGATGGATGCACCAAGGTTGGAACTGTGGGGACTTCTTTCCAGACGGCATCACCAACGGGGCGTCCTGGTATTCTCTCAGCAAGG GAATGCAAGACTTCAATTACCTCCACACTAACTGCTTTGAGATCACCCTCGAGCTGAGCTGCGACAAGTTTCCCCGACAAGAGGAGCTGCAAAGGGAGTGGCTGGGCAACCGGGAAGCCTTAATCCAGTTCTTGGAACAG GTCCACCAGGGCATCAAGGGAATGGTGCTGGATGAGAACTCTAACAACCTCACAGGGGCTGTCATTTCCGTCACTGGCATCAACCACGATGTCACTTCAG GTGAACACGGGGATTATTTCCGGCTGCTGCTCCCGGGTACTTACTCTGTCACTGCCAAGGCACCAGGGTACGACCCCAAAACAGTGACTGTGACGGTGGGGCCTGTGGGACCAACAGTG GTTGACTTCCAACTCAAGCGAAGCTCATCTCAGGTGTACCCTGTGCAGAGAGCTCCCGGCcgaggacagggaagcagggcaAAGCAGCCCCGGACATCCAGAAAGAAAGACCCAGCAACGAAGCGGCATAGGGGCCCTGCATGA
- the Cpn1 gene encoding carboxypeptidase N catalytic chain isoform X2: MPDLPSAFLPLLLLSKFVTPVTFRHHRYDDLVRTLYKVHNQCPDITRLYNIGRSVKGRYLYVLEFSDYPGIHEPLEPEVKYVGNMHGNEVLGRELLLQLSEFLCEEFRNRNQRILRLIQDTRIHILPSMNPDGYEVAAAQGPNTSGYLVGRNNANGVDLNRNFPDLNTYFYYNSKYGGPNHHLPLPDNWKSQVEPETRAVIQWIRSLNFVLSANMHGGAVVANYPYDKSLEHRFRGPHRTSNSPTPDDELFQTLAKVYSYAHGWMHQGWNCGDFFPDGITNGASWYSLSKGMQDFNYLHTNCFEITLELSCDKFPRQEELQREWLGNREALIQFLEQVHQGIKGMVLDENSNNLTGAVISVTGINHDVTSG; this comes from the exons ATGCCAGACCTGCCCTCAgccttcctgcccctcctcctcctctccaagTTTGTTACCCCGGTGACCTTTCGTCACCACCGCTACGACGACCTCGTGCGGACGCTGTACAAGGTGCACAACCAATGCCCGGACATCACGCGGCTCTACAACATCGGGCGCAGCGTGAAGGGGAGGTACCTCTACGTGCTGGAGTTTAGCGACTACCCTGGGATCCATGAACCCT TGGAACCGGAAGTCAAGTATGTGGGGAACATGCACGGGAACGAGGTGCTGGGCCGTGAGCTGCTTCTGCAGCTGTCAGAATTCCTCTGCGAGGAGTTCCGGAACCGGAACCAGCGCATCCTGCGCCTCATCCAGGACACGCGCATTCACATCCTGCCTTCCATGAACCCTGACGGCTACGAGGTGGCTGCTGCCCAG GGCCCAAACACGTCTGGGTATCTGGTTGGTAGGAACAATGCAAATGGGGTGGACCTGAACCGCAACTTCCCGGATCTCAACACCTACTTCTACTACAACTCGAAGTATGGCGGCCCCAACCACCACCTGCCCCTCCCCGACAACTGGAAAAGTCAG GTGGAACCAGAGACCCGGGCGGTGATCCAGTGGATTCGCTCCTTGAACTTCGTTCTCTCCGCCAATATGCACGGCGGGGCTGTGGTGGCCAATTACCCATATGACAAGTCACTTGAGCATAGGTTTCGAGGTCCCCATCGCACCTCCAATTCCCCTACACCTGATGACGAACTCTTCCAGACG CTGGCCAAGGTCTACTCCTACGCACACGGATGGATGCACCAAGGTTGGAACTGTGGGGACTTCTTTCCAGACGGCATCACCAACGGGGCGTCCTGGTATTCTCTCAGCAAGG GAATGCAAGACTTCAATTACCTCCACACTAACTGCTTTGAGATCACCCTCGAGCTGAGCTGCGACAAGTTTCCCCGACAAGAGGAGCTGCAAAGGGAGTGGCTGGGCAACCGGGAAGCCTTAATCCAGTTCTTGGAACAG GTCCACCAGGGCATCAAGGGAATGGTGCTGGATGAGAACTCTAACAACCTCACAGGGGCTGTCATTTCCGTCACTGGCATCAACCACGATGTCACTTCAG GTTGA